The nucleotide window CGTTCAGGAAGCCCTGATGATCGCAAATCATAAATGGTACAGATAGAAACATGATGAAAAGACTTTCGCTATCCATCTTTTTTCTTGTATTGATGCTTTCCCTCCCTTCTTTTCTCATGGCCCAGGAAGAGGAAGAAGAGCAACCGGAAGCTCAGAGTTATGAAGATTTGCTTTTTCAGGAAGTAGAGGTGGAAAATCCGGTTTATTATCCTGTATTAAGTGTAGGTACGGGGATGTTGAATTATTATGGTGAACTGAACAACAATATGCAGGATTTTGGAACCCTACCACCTTTAAAGATCAATGTTTATCACTTTCTGGATAATCAACAAAATTTTCGGGTCAATATATTTGGTATGTCGGGTAATCTGAGCGGCAGTTTTAACGAGTTGCCCGAAGAGGATGAGCTCATGAATAAATATAATGGCATTACAAATTTTCAAACCGATCTTCTGGCTCTGGGTTTGAATCTTGAGTATGGGTTTGGCCATTTCTACTCTCAACGACCTAAATTCCGACCTTTTCTTGCTCTTGGGGGAGAGGTGCTGATCTATAACCCCAAATCGGATTACATGAAGGACGGTTCTCCCTATGATTGGCATTCTGAACAGATCATTTTAAGGGATTATAATTACGATTACAACCTGAGGCATGCCAATTTGTTTGATGTAAGCTACAATCAAAATACCCCGGCAGTAACTCTGGATGTTGGATTCGACTTTTCACTAAGTAGTCGTGTTTCAGTGCGAGTGGGTGCCAGTGGCCATTATACTTTTACCGATCTGCTCGATGGGATTCCATATAAAGATGGTGATGGTGATGTGGTTGGAAATGAGCTTCCTGATATCTTGAGTTTTACATACGTAACATTCGGCTGGGACCCATTCTCCGAATCGGAGACCGAAACCGTTGAGAGATTATTCGCTGATATCAGTGATGATTTTGACTATACTGCCATTGCTGATAGCGACCGTGACGGAATAATTGATTTGCATGACGAGTGTCCCGATAATCCCCGTGGGGTGGCGATTGATACGACCACAGGTTGTCCCCTGGATTCGGATGGTGATGGGGTTCCTGATTACAGGGATAAAGAGGAACACAGCAGTGAAGGGGCCATTGTCAATGAAGAGGGTGTGGAAATGTCGGATGATGAGGTGATTTCCTCAATGAATTATAATCTTGTGGCCGTAGACAGAAACGATGCTTATATGGTGCCCGTAACCACCAGTTTTTCTTCCAAATATACAAGTGTGGAGGGAGAACTTGAGATACCCGATAAATTTAAATCTGTGGATAAGGATAATGACGGGGATATTTCATACGATGAATTGCTTCAGGCCATTGACAATTTTTTCAATGGCCAGTCGGATTTTACCGCCAACGAAATTTATGAGCTGAATGACTTTTTCTTTGCACAGTAATGGAAGGAGCTTTATTTTCTATTCATTTATAGGGAATTTGTTTGGAATTTTGAATATTAGAAATTGGTGCTTATTTGTTATTTGAAATTTGGGATTTGGAATTCAATAAAAAACATCTTCTCAGGTGCATTCCCAATAATTAGTGTTTGTCCATAAAGTCAAATAGATTTGAAAGAGTCTCGTCTAGAATATTCGTTGGCAAGGCTTGCGAGTATTGAATGCCAGGAGTTTACTTGATGTAATCGACTGGCATGAAAAACGAGCGTAATGCAGCCAGCGGATATTATAGACAGACTCTAATTATAATGTATTTTAAGATTCGACAGTCCCCCAGCCTGATTATTTAATTTTATACTTTTTAGTCAACCTTTCCATGTCCCTTTTCATGTCTTTGCGTTTGATTTCCTCGCGTTTGTCATGTTTTTTCTTTCCACTGGCAAGTGCAATTTCCACTTTGGCCCACCCGCGTTCACTGATGAATAAACGCAGGGCTATGATGGTGTAGCCTTTTTCATTGCTTTTTCTTTGTAACTTCTTCAGCTCGTTTTTTGTGAGGAGTAATTTCCGGTCTCTTTTGGGTTGGTGATTAAAGTGGCCGGAATGTTCATATTCTGCTATATGCATTCCTTTAAGCCATAATTCATTATTTTTGAAATAACAATAGGTATCTACCAAGCTTGCCTTGCCTTGCCTGATGGATTTGATTTCAGTACCTTTTAACTGCAGTCCGGCAATGTATTTTTCCTCAATCTGAAAAAGAAAGTGGGCTTTTTTATTCTTTATTTCAACTTTATTCTGCATGAATTATCTGTCGGATTTCCTCTATATGGAAGATGCAACAAATATGGACTGAAGAATAAAGTTAAGGATAAAGGTGATGGCCAGTATGATCAATGCGGCAATCAAGACAAAACCGACTTTTTTATCTTCAGCTACATCCATTATTTTCGGTAATCCCACCCAGAAAAGATATAAAGAATACAGACCAAACAGGCCTATGAAGGATAAACCCGGATGCAGGCTGGCCACTACCGAAGCAACGAGGGAAGCGGTTGCCGAATACACGATCAGTTTTAAAGTACCTC belongs to Bacteroidales bacterium and includes:
- the smpB gene encoding SsrA-binding protein SmpB, whose protein sequence is MQNKVEIKNKKAHFLFQIEEKYIAGLQLKGTEIKSIRQGKASLVDTYCYFKNNELWLKGMHIAEYEHSGHFNHQPKRDRKLLLTKNELKKLQRKSNEKGYTIIALRLFISERGWAKVEIALASGKKKHDKREEIKRKDMKRDMERLTKKYKIK